In Mercurialis annua linkage group LG6, ddMerAnnu1.2, whole genome shotgun sequence, the following are encoded in one genomic region:
- the LOC126685739 gene encoding RNA exonuclease 4 isoform X2, giving the protein MIVSYHSVHQPRCSVCLKHCKSFESLREHLHGPLAKSNCPGVFSELGCDLCLNVFDNPNSLGNHRKICCLSRPNSVETKASNYAELKSCLSGSNGESETYVGKGGEAVAIDCEMVGGGSDGTLNLCASVCLIDEDENIIFHTYVQPQIPVTNYRYEVTGLTEEHLRDAMPLKEVQDNILKILYNGEAVGKARLDGGMARLLVGHSLDHDLDCLQLFYPGHLLRDTVKYRPLMKTNLVSHSLKYLTQIYLGYNIQIEVHDPYEDCVSVMRLYKRMRMQDHKVERSGVRDICGDFDSLRPKELEDMTPEDLYDISRSNYKCWCLDNNLD; this is encoded by the exons ATGATAGTGTCATACCACTCAGTTCATCAGCCTAGGTGTTCTGTGTGCCTGAAGCATTGCAAATCATTTGAATCTTTAAGAGAACATCTTCATG GTCCATTGGCTAAATCGAATTGTCCCGGGGTTTTCTCCGAGTTAGGTTGTGATCTTTGCTTGAATGTTTTTGATAATCCCAATTCTCTTGGCAACCATAGAAAAATATGCTGCTTGTCTCGACCCAATTCTGTT GAAACAAAAGCTTCAAATTATGCGGAATTGAAATCCTGCTTGTCAGGATCAAATGGTGAAAGTGAAACGTACGTTGGCAAAGGTGGTGAAGCTGTTGCTATTGACTGTGAAATGGTCGGTGGTGGAAGTGATGGGACACTTAACCTTTGTGCTAGTGTCTGTCTTATTGATGAagatgaaaatataatttttcacACATATGTTCAACCTCAAATTCCCGTCACTAATTACAG ATATGAGGTAACTGGATTAACCGAGGAGCATCTGAGAGATGCCATGCCACTTAAGGAAGTACAAGATAACATCTTGAAGATCCTGTACAATGGTGAGGCAGTTGGGAAGGCAAGATTGGATGGCGGAATGGCGAGGCTCCTTGTGGGTCATTCCTTGGATCATGATCTGGATTGCTTACAGTTGTTCTATCCTGGTCATTTGTTGAG GGATACAGTGAAATACCGCCCATTGATGAAGACTAATCTGGTTAGCCATTCGCTGAAGTACCTTACACAGATATATCTAGG GTATAACATTCAGATAGAGGTGCATGATCCATATGAAGATTGTGTATCTGTAATGAGACTGTACAAGAGAATGCGTATGCAGGATCATAAGGTGGAAAGGTCGGGAGTACGCGATATCTGCGGCGATTTTGACTCCTTGAGACCCAAGGAGCTTGAAGACATGACTCCGGAAGATCTATATGATATCTCAAGATCAAATTATAAATGTTGGTGCCTGGACAACAATCTGGATTAA
- the LOC126685739 gene encoding uncharacterized protein LOC126685739 isoform X4, with translation MESTSTKKLNTATRHRCCACYKQYKKKEHLVEHMIVSYHSVHQPRCSVCLKHCKSFESLREHLHGPLAKSNCPGVFSELGCDLCLNVFDNPNSLGNHRKICCLSRPNSVETKASNYAELKSCLSGSNGESETYVGKGGEAVAIDCEMVGGGSDGTLNLCASVCLIDEDENIIFHTYVQPQIPVTNYRYEVTGLTEEHLRDAMPLKEVQDNILKILYNGEAVGKARLDGGMARLLVGHSLDHDLDCLQLFYPGHLLRDTVKYRPLMKTNLV, from the exons ATGGAATCCACTTCAACAAAGAAACTCAACACAGCCACAAG GCACAGATGCTGTGCATGTTACAAGCAATACAAGAAGAAGGAACATCTTGTTGAGCATATGATAGTGTCATACCACTCAGTTCATCAGCCTAGGTGTTCTGTGTGCCTGAAGCATTGCAAATCATTTGAATCTTTAAGAGAACATCTTCATG GTCCATTGGCTAAATCGAATTGTCCCGGGGTTTTCTCCGAGTTAGGTTGTGATCTTTGCTTGAATGTTTTTGATAATCCCAATTCTCTTGGCAACCATAGAAAAATATGCTGCTTGTCTCGACCCAATTCTGTT GAAACAAAAGCTTCAAATTATGCGGAATTGAAATCCTGCTTGTCAGGATCAAATGGTGAAAGTGAAACGTACGTTGGCAAAGGTGGTGAAGCTGTTGCTATTGACTGTGAAATGGTCGGTGGTGGAAGTGATGGGACACTTAACCTTTGTGCTAGTGTCTGTCTTATTGATGAagatgaaaatataatttttcacACATATGTTCAACCTCAAATTCCCGTCACTAATTACAG ATATGAGGTAACTGGATTAACCGAGGAGCATCTGAGAGATGCCATGCCACTTAAGGAAGTACAAGATAACATCTTGAAGATCCTGTACAATGGTGAGGCAGTTGGGAAGGCAAGATTGGATGGCGGAATGGCGAGGCTCCTTGTGGGTCATTCCTTGGATCATGATCTGGATTGCTTACAGTTGTTCTATCCTGGTCATTTGTTGAG GGATACAGTGAAATACCGCCCATTGATGAAGACTAATCTG GTATAA
- the LOC126686116 gene encoding endo-1,3;1,4-beta-D-glucanase-like translates to MSGSQCCENPPTLSSGYGAGSITEIGGLKTYITGPSDSNRSVVLISDIFGYEAPNLRKLADKVAAAGFYVVVPDFFKGDPYVPENADRPIPVWIKSYGTDKGYEDAKPVIAALKSKGISAIGAAGFCWGAKVVVDLSKSDHIQAAVILHPALVTVDDIKEIKAPIAVLGAEYDQVAPPALLKQFEEVLSARSEINGYVKIFPGAPHGWSVRYDAEDERAVKSAEEAQIDMLDWFAEYVK, encoded by the exons ATGTCAGGATCTCAGTGCTGCGAGAATCCACCAACACTGAGCTCTGGGTATGGAGCCGGGTCTATAACTGAAATTGGAGGTCTCAAAACATACATTACTGGACCTTCTGATTCCAATCGTTCAGTTGTTCTCATCTCTGATATTTTTG GATATGAGGCACCAAACTTGCG GAAGCTCGCTGATAAAGTTGCAGCTGCGGGATTCTATGTGGTGGTGCCTGACTTTTTCAAGGGAGACCCTTATGTACCTGAAAATGCTGACAGGCCAATACCAGTTTGGATAAAGTCCTATGGAACA GATAAAGGTTATGAAGATGCAAAGCCGGTTATTGCTGCTTTAAAAAGTAAAGGCATATCAGCAATAGGAGCAGCAGGATTCTGCTGGGGTG CCAAGGTGGTTGTAGATCTATCAAAGTCCGATCACATTCAAGCTGCAGTGATTTTACATCCTGCCCTAGTCACCGTAGATGATATTAAAG AGATCAAGGCTCCAATTGCTGTCTTGGGAGCTGAATATGATCAGGTCGCCCCCCCTGCACTTCTCAAACAGTTTGAAGAAGTTCTATCTGCAAGGTCCGAG ATTAACGGCTATGTCAAGATATTTCCTGGTGCTCCACATGGATGGAGCGTCCGGTATGACGCAGAAGATGAAAGGGCGGTCAAAAGTGCTGAAGAAGCTCAAATAGATATGCTGGACTGGTTTGCTGAGTATGTCAAATGA
- the LOC126686115 gene encoding endo-1,3;1,4-beta-D-glucanase-like, producing the protein MAGSQCCENPPTLIPGYGAGSVTEIGGLKAYVSGPSDSKLSVLLISAIFGYEEPSLRKLADKAAAAGFYVVVPDFFNGDPYVPENVEGHRPLPVWIKSHGTDKGYEDAKPVIAALKSKGISAIGAAGFCWGAKVVVELSKSDHIQAAVILHPSFVTVDDIRESKAPIAVLGAENDHLSPPSLLKQFEEVLSAKTEINSYVKIFPGVSHGWSIRYDTEDESSVRSAEEAQKDMLDWFVEHVK; encoded by the exons ATGGCAGGGTCTCAGTGCTGCGAGAATCCACCAACACTGATCCCTGGGTATGGAGCTGGCTCTGTCACTGAAATCGGAGGTCTCAAAGCATATGTTAGTGGACCTTCTGATTCCAAGCTCTCAGTTCTTCTCATCTCTGCTATTTTTG GATATGAGGAACCAAGCTTGAG GAAGCTCGCTGATAAAGCTGCAGCTGCGGGATTCTACGTGGTGGTGCCTGACTTTTTCAATGGAGACCCTTATGTACCTGAAAATGTTGAGGGGCATAGGCCATTACCTGTTTGGATAAAGTCTCATGGAACG GATAAAGGATATGAAGACGCAAAGCCAGTTATTGCTGCTTTAAAAAGTAAAGGCATATCAGCAATAGGAGCCGCAGGATTCTGCTGGGGTG CCAAGGTGGTTGTAGAACTATCAAAGTCTGATCACATTCAAGCTGCAGTGATTCTACATCCTTCCTTCGTCACCGTAGATGATATCAGAG AGAGTAAGGCACCAATTGCTGTCTTGGGAGCTGAAAATGATCATCTCTCTCCCCCTTCACTTCTCAAACAGTTTGAAGAAGTTCTATCTGCCAAAACCGAG ATTAACAGCTATGTCAAGATATTTCCTGGTGTTTCACATGGATGGAGCATCCGGTACGACACAGAAGACGAAAGCTCGGTCAGAAGTGCTGAAGAAGCTCAGAAAGATATGCTGGACTGGTTTGTTGAGCATGTAAAATGA
- the LOC126686117 gene encoding sm-like protein LSM2, which translates to MLFFSYFKDLVGREVTVELKNDLAIRGTLHSVDQYLNIKLENTRVVDQDKYPHMLSVRNCFIRGSVVRYVQLPPEGVDIDLLHDATRREARGG; encoded by the exons ATG CTGTTCTTTTCATATTTCAAGGATTTGGTAGGGAGGGAAGTTACAGTAGAATTGAAGAATGACTTGGCAATAAGAGGGACTCTCCACTCTGTGGATCAGTATCTCAATATTAAGCTCGAAAACACTCGAGTCGTCGATCAAGACAAGTATCCTCACAtg CTTTCTGTCAGGAACTGTTTCATCAGGGGTTCTGTGGTTAGATATGTTCAATTGCCTCCAGAGGGTGTTGATATTGATCTGCTTCATGATGCAACAAGAAGAGAAGCTCGGGGTGGCTGA
- the LOC126685739 gene encoding RNA exonuclease 4 isoform X3 produces the protein MESTSTKKLNTATRHRCCACYKQYKKKEHLVEHMIVSYHSVHQPRCSVCLKHCKSFESLREHLHGPLAKSNCPGVFSELGCDLCLNVFDNPNSLGNHRKICCLSRPNSVETKASNYAELKSCLSGSNGESETYVGKGGEAVAIDCEMVGGGSDGTLNLCASVCLIDEDENIIFHTYVQPQIPVTNYRYEVTGLTEEHLRDAMPLKEVQDNILKILYNGEAVGKARLDGGMARLLVGHSLDHDLDCLQLFYPGHLLRDTVKYRPLMKTNLVSHSLKYLTQIYLGQVDLVSYFVTYGITFR, from the exons ATGGAATCCACTTCAACAAAGAAACTCAACACAGCCACAAG GCACAGATGCTGTGCATGTTACAAGCAATACAAGAAGAAGGAACATCTTGTTGAGCATATGATAGTGTCATACCACTCAGTTCATCAGCCTAGGTGTTCTGTGTGCCTGAAGCATTGCAAATCATTTGAATCTTTAAGAGAACATCTTCATG GTCCATTGGCTAAATCGAATTGTCCCGGGGTTTTCTCCGAGTTAGGTTGTGATCTTTGCTTGAATGTTTTTGATAATCCCAATTCTCTTGGCAACCATAGAAAAATATGCTGCTTGTCTCGACCCAATTCTGTT GAAACAAAAGCTTCAAATTATGCGGAATTGAAATCCTGCTTGTCAGGATCAAATGGTGAAAGTGAAACGTACGTTGGCAAAGGTGGTGAAGCTGTTGCTATTGACTGTGAAATGGTCGGTGGTGGAAGTGATGGGACACTTAACCTTTGTGCTAGTGTCTGTCTTATTGATGAagatgaaaatataatttttcacACATATGTTCAACCTCAAATTCCCGTCACTAATTACAG ATATGAGGTAACTGGATTAACCGAGGAGCATCTGAGAGATGCCATGCCACTTAAGGAAGTACAAGATAACATCTTGAAGATCCTGTACAATGGTGAGGCAGTTGGGAAGGCAAGATTGGATGGCGGAATGGCGAGGCTCCTTGTGGGTCATTCCTTGGATCATGATCTGGATTGCTTACAGTTGTTCTATCCTGGTCATTTGTTGAG GGATACAGTGAAATACCGCCCATTGATGAAGACTAATCTGGTTAGCCATTCGCTGAAGTACCTTACACAGATATATCTAGGGCAAGTTGATCTTGTCTCCTACTTTGTTACTTATG GTATAACATTCAGATAG
- the LOC126685739 gene encoding RNA exonuclease 4 isoform X1 yields MESTSTKKLNTATRHRCCACYKQYKKKEHLVEHMIVSYHSVHQPRCSVCLKHCKSFESLREHLHGPLAKSNCPGVFSELGCDLCLNVFDNPNSLGNHRKICCLSRPNSVETKASNYAELKSCLSGSNGESETYVGKGGEAVAIDCEMVGGGSDGTLNLCASVCLIDEDENIIFHTYVQPQIPVTNYRYEVTGLTEEHLRDAMPLKEVQDNILKILYNGEAVGKARLDGGMARLLVGHSLDHDLDCLQLFYPGHLLRDTVKYRPLMKTNLVSHSLKYLTQIYLGYNIQIEVHDPYEDCVSVMRLYKRMRMQDHKVERSGVRDICGDFDSLRPKELEDMTPEDLYDISRSNYKCWCLDNNLD; encoded by the exons ATGGAATCCACTTCAACAAAGAAACTCAACACAGCCACAAG GCACAGATGCTGTGCATGTTACAAGCAATACAAGAAGAAGGAACATCTTGTTGAGCATATGATAGTGTCATACCACTCAGTTCATCAGCCTAGGTGTTCTGTGTGCCTGAAGCATTGCAAATCATTTGAATCTTTAAGAGAACATCTTCATG GTCCATTGGCTAAATCGAATTGTCCCGGGGTTTTCTCCGAGTTAGGTTGTGATCTTTGCTTGAATGTTTTTGATAATCCCAATTCTCTTGGCAACCATAGAAAAATATGCTGCTTGTCTCGACCCAATTCTGTT GAAACAAAAGCTTCAAATTATGCGGAATTGAAATCCTGCTTGTCAGGATCAAATGGTGAAAGTGAAACGTACGTTGGCAAAGGTGGTGAAGCTGTTGCTATTGACTGTGAAATGGTCGGTGGTGGAAGTGATGGGACACTTAACCTTTGTGCTAGTGTCTGTCTTATTGATGAagatgaaaatataatttttcacACATATGTTCAACCTCAAATTCCCGTCACTAATTACAG ATATGAGGTAACTGGATTAACCGAGGAGCATCTGAGAGATGCCATGCCACTTAAGGAAGTACAAGATAACATCTTGAAGATCCTGTACAATGGTGAGGCAGTTGGGAAGGCAAGATTGGATGGCGGAATGGCGAGGCTCCTTGTGGGTCATTCCTTGGATCATGATCTGGATTGCTTACAGTTGTTCTATCCTGGTCATTTGTTGAG GGATACAGTGAAATACCGCCCATTGATGAAGACTAATCTGGTTAGCCATTCGCTGAAGTACCTTACACAGATATATCTAGG GTATAACATTCAGATAGAGGTGCATGATCCATATGAAGATTGTGTATCTGTAATGAGACTGTACAAGAGAATGCGTATGCAGGATCATAAGGTGGAAAGGTCGGGAGTACGCGATATCTGCGGCGATTTTGACTCCTTGAGACCCAAGGAGCTTGAAGACATGACTCCGGAAGATCTATATGATATCTCAAGATCAAATTATAAATGTTGGTGCCTGGACAACAATCTGGATTAA